In a single window of the Micromonospora inositola genome:
- a CDS encoding NADP-dependent isocitrate dehydrogenase, producing MAKIKVNNPVVEIDGDEMTRIIWKQIREQLILPYLDVDLHYYDLSIQHRDETDDQVTVDAANAIKQHGVGVKCATITPDEARVEEFGLKKMWRSPNGTIRNILGGVVFREPIIMSNVPRLVPGWTKPIIIGRHAHGDQYKATDFVVPGPGTVTITYTPADGGTPMEMEVANFPGGGIAMGMYNFDESIRDFARASFRYGLDRNYPVYLSTKNTILKAYDGRFKDIFAEVFEAEFKDQFAAAGITYEHRLIDDMVAAALKWEGGYVWACKNYDGDVQSDTVAQGFGSLGLMTSVLLSPDGRTVEAEAAHGTVTRHYRQWQKGEKTSTNPIASIYAWTRGLAHRGKLDGTPAVTEFANTLEQVIVDTVEGGQMTKDLALLISRDAPWLTTDEFMNALDENLARKINA from the coding sequence ATGGCGAAGATCAAGGTAAACAACCCGGTCGTGGAAATCGACGGCGACGAGATGACCCGGATCATCTGGAAGCAGATCCGGGAGCAGCTGATCCTGCCGTACCTCGACGTCGACCTGCACTACTACGACCTGTCGATCCAGCACCGCGACGAGACCGACGACCAGGTCACCGTCGACGCCGCCAACGCCATCAAGCAGCACGGCGTGGGCGTCAAGTGCGCGACCATCACCCCGGACGAGGCCCGGGTGGAGGAGTTCGGCCTGAAGAAGATGTGGCGGTCGCCGAACGGCACGATCCGCAACATCCTCGGCGGCGTCGTCTTCCGCGAGCCGATCATCATGTCCAACGTGCCGCGGCTGGTCCCCGGCTGGACCAAGCCGATCATCATCGGCCGGCACGCCCACGGTGACCAGTACAAGGCCACCGACTTCGTCGTCCCCGGCCCGGGCACGGTGACCATCACCTACACCCCGGCCGACGGCGGCACCCCGATGGAGATGGAGGTCGCCAACTTCCCCGGCGGCGGCATCGCCATGGGCATGTACAACTTCGACGAGTCGATCCGGGACTTCGCCCGGGCCTCGTTCCGCTACGGCCTGGACCGCAACTACCCGGTCTACCTGTCCACCAAGAACACCATCCTCAAGGCGTACGACGGCCGGTTCAAGGACATCTTCGCCGAGGTCTTCGAGGCGGAGTTCAAGGACCAGTTCGCCGCCGCCGGCATCACCTACGAGCACCGGCTGATCGACGACATGGTCGCCGCCGCGCTCAAGTGGGAGGGCGGCTACGTCTGGGCCTGCAAGAACTACGACGGTGACGTGCAGTCCGACACCGTCGCGCAGGGCTTCGGCTCGCTCGGCCTGATGACCTCCGTCCTGCTCTCCCCGGACGGCCGTACGGTCGAGGCCGAGGCCGCGCACGGCACGGTCACCCGGCACTACCGGCAGTGGCAGAAGGGCGAGAAGACCTCGACCAACCCGATCGCCTCGATCTACGCCTGGACCCGGGGCCTGGCCCACCGGGGCAAGCTGGACGGCACCCCGGCGGTCACCGAGTTCGCCAACACCCTGGAGCAGGTCATCGTCGACACCGTCGAGGGTGGTCAGATGACCAAGGACCTCGCGCTGCTCATCTCGCGGGACGCTCCGTGGCTGACCACGGACGAGTTCATGAACGCGCTCGACGAGAACCTGGCGCGCAAGATCAACGCCTGA
- the galT gene encoding galactose-1-phosphate uridylyltransferase has product MKRTQIELADGRELIYFDERDDAVRDQPDRRELPPPPPASQLRHDPLTDEWVAVAVHRQTRTFLPPADQCPLCPSTADRLSEIPAPDYDVAVFENRFPSLSQRVAEEPAEITPFTPVRPGRGRCEVVCFTDDHNASFAGLPPRRVRTVLDALADRTAALGELPGVEQIFPFENRGVEIGVTLHHPHGQIYAYPFVTPRTRSMLAAARRHAERTGGNLYADVLAAERAAGERVVASNEHWTAYVPAAARWPFEVHVAPHRPVPDIPALDDAERDAFGPLYLDVLRRFDGLFDLPMPYIAAWHQAPVRIDRDLGHLHLQLFSIRRARDKLKYLAGSESGMGVFINDIAPERAAELLRAA; this is encoded by the coding sequence GTGAAGCGTACGCAGATCGAGCTGGCCGACGGCCGTGAGCTGATCTACTTCGACGAGCGGGACGACGCGGTCCGCGACCAGCCGGACCGGCGCGAGCTGCCCCCGCCGCCGCCCGCCTCCCAGCTGCGCCACGACCCGCTCACCGACGAGTGGGTGGCGGTGGCGGTGCACCGGCAGACCCGCACCTTCCTGCCCCCGGCCGACCAGTGCCCGCTCTGCCCGTCGACGGCCGACCGGCTCAGCGAGATCCCGGCCCCCGACTACGACGTGGCGGTCTTCGAGAACCGCTTCCCGTCGCTGAGCCAGCGGGTGGCCGAGGAGCCGGCGGAGATCACCCCGTTCACCCCGGTCCGGCCGGGGCGCGGCCGGTGCGAGGTGGTCTGCTTCACCGACGACCACAACGCCTCCTTCGCCGGCCTGCCGCCGCGCCGGGTGCGGACCGTGCTGGACGCGCTCGCCGACCGGACCGCCGCGCTGGGCGAGCTGCCCGGGGTGGAGCAGATCTTCCCGTTCGAGAACCGGGGCGTGGAGATCGGCGTGACCCTGCACCACCCGCATGGTCAGATCTACGCGTACCCGTTCGTCACGCCGCGGACCCGGTCGATGCTGGCCGCCGCGCGGCGGCACGCCGAGCGGACCGGCGGCAACCTCTACGCCGACGTGCTCGCCGCCGAGCGGGCCGCCGGGGAGCGGGTGGTGGCGAGCAACGAGCACTGGACGGCGTACGTCCCGGCTGCTGCCCGGTGGCCGTTCGAGGTGCACGTCGCCCCGCACCGGCCGGTGCCGGACATCCCGGCGCTCGACGACGCCGAGCGGGACGCCTTCGGGCCGCTCTACCTGGACGTGCTGCGCCGCTTCGACGGGCTGTTCGACCTGCCCATGCCGTACATCGCGGCCTGGCACCAGGCGCCGGTGCGGATCGACCGCGACCTGGGGCACCTGCACCTGCAGCTGTTCAGCATCCGGCGCGCCAGGGACAAGCTGAAGTACCTGGCCGGCTCCGAGTCCGGAATGGGCGTCTTCATCAACGACATCGCCCCCGAGCGCGCCGCCGAACTCCTCCGCGCCGCCTGA
- a CDS encoding DeoR/GlpR family DNA-binding transcription regulator — protein sequence MLARQRQTAILERVRSAGGVRVTELAAELGVSDMTIRRDLETLHEQGLLAKVHGGATLAGPGSTDEPGFRAKSVRQSAEKGAIATRAAQLVPPGAAIALSAGTTTAELARRLVDVPALTVVTNSLPVAEILHVGGRPDQTVVLTGGVRTPSDALVGPLAVAAIGSLHLDLLFLGVHGISERAGFTTPNLMEADTDRALVAAADRLVVLADHTKWGTVGISSIVGLDAADVLVTDDRMAPEARRVLDEKVGELVIVPGTGRPTEETAE from the coding sequence ATGCTGGCGCGGCAGCGGCAGACGGCCATCCTGGAGCGGGTCCGCAGCGCCGGCGGCGTGCGGGTCACCGAGCTGGCCGCCGAGCTCGGTGTCTCCGACATGACCATCCGACGGGACCTGGAGACGCTGCACGAGCAGGGCCTGCTCGCCAAGGTGCACGGCGGCGCCACCCTGGCCGGACCGGGCTCCACCGACGAGCCCGGCTTCCGCGCCAAGTCGGTCCGCCAGTCGGCCGAGAAGGGGGCGATCGCCACCCGCGCCGCCCAACTGGTCCCGCCCGGCGCCGCGATCGCCCTGTCGGCCGGTACGACCACGGCGGAGCTGGCCCGCCGCCTGGTCGACGTGCCGGCGCTGACCGTGGTGACCAACTCGCTGCCGGTCGCCGAGATCCTGCACGTGGGCGGGCGTCCGGACCAGACGGTGGTGCTCACCGGCGGCGTCCGAACGCCCTCCGACGCGCTGGTCGGCCCGCTGGCCGTGGCCGCCATCGGGTCGCTCCACCTGGACCTGCTCTTCCTCGGCGTGCACGGGATCAGCGAACGAGCCGGCTTCACCACGCCGAACCTGATGGAGGCGGACACCGACCGGGCCCTGGTGGCGGCCGCCGACCGGCTGGTCGTCCTCGCCGACCACACCAAGTGGGGCACGGTGGGGATCTCCTCCATCGTCGGCCTGGACGCCGCGGACGTGCTGGTCACCGACGACCGGATGGCACCGGAAGCACGACGGGTACTCGACGAGAAGGTGGGTGAGCTCGTGATCGTGCCGGGCACGGGACGGCCCACGGAGGAGACGGCGGAGTGA